GGCGTCCTCAGCGTTTCCGAGTTCGTCCTCGCCGGCGATAACCTCGTCTCCAAGTGCCCCACCTGGTCCTGGTTAGCTGTCTCCCCTCTCCCCCTGTTTTCCCCAATTTCCGTTGTTTCCTATTCTATCTTTTCTCGCCTTTTTATGGCTTGCTTGCTCCATGGGATCTGCTAGGGAGGCGGGCGAGCCGAATAAGAGGAAATCCTACCTGCCCGCCGACAAGCAGTATCTCATCACGAGGAACGGTATGGGAACCCGCGTcccttgattttttttgaaattcggTTCGTTTTTGTTCCAAATTGATGTTTCGGACTAGCTAGGGTAATGTTTGAGCAAAAagattgaaaattttggcacCCCACAGCTCTTGATTTTAATGAGACGATTGGAAGTATCGAAAAAGATAGAATCTTGGGTATACGATGTTCTTGATTTCAATGAGACCAGTGGATATTCTTGACACGCATCTGAGTGTTGCTACTCTGTTTTCAGTGCCTTGTCTAAGGAGGGCTATTTCGGTGGAAGAAGAATATGAAGCTGCAGGAGGGGAAGTTCTGCTTGATAACGATGATAATGATGGCTGGCTTGCgactcatgggaagccaaaaGGTGAGGCATTACTTCTTCTGGATAGGGTTTCTTGCCATGAGCCCTTTATGTTGATGGCTTGGCTTTGAATTTCCAGAGACTAAGCATGATGAGGAGGATAACTTACCTTCGATGGACACCCTAGAGATCAGCAAAGGCCAGGCTATTCGGTCCATCCCCTCATATTTTGGtggtgaagaggaggaagatatACCTGACATGGCAGATTTTGAAGGTTCCGATAACCTAGTTGAGAATGATCCGGTACGTTGCATTTTCTTTCAGTTTGTCACTTGAGAATTTGAGGATGTTGCTTTGCTCATCTGATGTGCGTTTGCCTTTCTTATTGCCAAGCTGTCCTTGCGTCTGTGATATTCTGTCATGATTCCACATTCTAATGGCTCATTTTCTATCTCAAATATGAAACCTATCCGTTGCTTATGTATTTTGAATTCTATTAAGGCCTGTTTGGTTGCCTGCAATTGGGCATCCGAACTCAGTTTGTCCTAGGGAATGTACTTCGGGCATTTGGTTGGCTCAAACCGAAGCTGAAGTAAGTTCCTGCAATGGCCAAATTTAGGGCTTGAAGTGGCTTCATCCTGAGGGGAGCCACAACCAGTTGATTGAAGTGGGCTCCCGCTCGTCCGACTTGCACCAAACAGACAGGCCCTTAGAGGGATACTTCAACTTTTGTTGCATGTCAGTGCTAgtcaaaaaaatttatatcttaGACAACAAGTACTCTACATATACAAGTCATTCTTTAGATATAAAGTTCTGTGTTACCAGACTACAAACAAATGAATGGGAACTAATTCTTCTGCTATGTCATCAGGAATGCTTAAGATAAAGAAGCATGTAGAGTTTGGAGGTTGATGTGGGACAGCCTCAAGTCTCATTAGAAAGGAGTTTGAGATTGTCAATTTAGGAAATAGAGTTTTACATAATACTAATTAGATAGATAAAGGAGAAGACAAGAAAATTCCATTGTGAGAAATAAGGGTAATTTACAACAGTTGCGCAAGCATTGGATATCTTATATAGATTGTTGAAACCAAAACCAAAATTCAATTTCAGCTTAGACCTTATCCAAAACTGAGGTTGTTTTGTAGTTTTGGCTGAAGCCAACTTATGAGACCAATTTCATTGAATATACAGGATGTTTATGCGAATCATTTGCATCTCTTTATTTCATTAAATGCAGGAACAATTTTATCTAGATTAATCTTAAATTTAACAAGTTTTGAGAGCATTTAGAAGCATTGTGATGTCAGATTTAAAGAGATCTAAGGAAGAAAGTTGTTTGGCATGGATTTGGCCATTGCAGATTTCAAAATTTCGTACAGATTTTGTTAAATTATGTTACGTTGCTAATGTATCTTATACAAAATTGCCAATGAATTTCTGTCCTGAAGTGATCACAAGTCGCAACCCTTGAATTTAATTGGGTAGATCAAATCTTGGAAGATGAGATTTAATGACATCAAGACTCTAACAAACATTTGGATTTAAATCATTCCAACTATAACATTGAGGAAAGGAGAGTCAGAGCTCCATTCAATGTCCTTTGCTTTCTTGAGACATAGTTAAGTTGCCCGCTTTCCTTGAAAATCTCTTTTCTTCATGAGGCCTTGTTGGGTGCCTTCTCTAGTTGAAATTCTTTGAATGCTACCATTAAATGATATTGATCTCAGAGGATTAACCAATATCATTGCTTTCTATTTAAAACCTAGTGCACAAGGCTCGCACCATTATGGAGTTTGAGGAGGGTTAGATATACACAATCTTACCCTCATGTGCTGAGAGACTGTTTCTATACTTTGAACCCATGACACTTaggtcacaatggagcaaccgTATCATTGTGCCTAAGGCCAGCCCTCTGCTTTCTATATTAAACCAATTGTACCATAATAATCAGAAAATTATAACTCTGGATAGTTGTGATGGAGCTTGTAAAACTACATCAAATGGTTACTTCCATGAGTCAAAATCTTTCCTTGTTTTTGAATTTGTGTGATCAGAAAAGTCTGATCTCTTGAGAAAGCTAAGGGACTTTCTGACCTATGCACTAGCCAAATGTTTCAACCCCTCATGTCCTGCtgattcttttttccttgacaACATGGGACTAGAATGGGTATACTTGTATTCTTCTACCAATAcaaatgaattaatacaaaatcTTAATTGTATTTTCAACAGTTGAAAGTCTGGCCTGATAGACTCATTGACCCACCATATAATCCCAATTCAGAATTGCATAAGTTATTAAAATCTTACTATcctcaaaattaaaattatttaatagaTTATATAATAActatatttttttccttaaGATGATATTTAACCTAACAAGCAATTGCACATATACTTCGACTAGTAATATTATAAACATTAAACAtgcttcttaattttttatttttgaatatttatttaCTTCTTTGATGCAAAATGGctggcattttttttcttttgaaatttttctaatttattatttttcactaTATGTTCCTTCACACTTTATTTTACTTAATTTAAGCTTGCATTTTTAGGTTTCTTTATAATTTCAACTAAACTGATGAAATTAGAGTAAAACCATTGTTACAAGCAGAACTGCCAAAATTAAAACTCATTTGTCATGGCCAAAACTGATGACATTCATTTCGTTTTGGCATAACTTTGatatttaattgttgaaaagcATCTATAATTATCCTTTCAGTATATGGAAAGTTTAAAAGATTCCATCCAAAATATTCTTTTTAGATGAGACTTTAATCTTCCAATTGGTTCTAACTTCTGTACTTATAATCACCATCATAAATAACGAGAATCATTTTCGTGTATTCCTGTATGATATGTTTTAAAATGTTACCAATTCTTGTACATCCCTTCTATGCCTTTACAAGCTCACATGGACCCTTAATTGGCTATGCTTTTGACCTTTGCTTGTTTTATCAGGTCAATTTCTCTTAAGCATTCTTTATATCACATATAGAGTGGTCTTTTTAGTGATTACTGACTTTGAATTGCTACACCACTTCTTCTGTCACTTATAGaagtaaatttcaaattttgatctATATGTTATTTTGACTAAATGCAGGCTACTCTCCAGCCTGCTTATTTTGTTGCACATGAACCTGAGGATGACAACATCCTTCGAACCAGAACATACGACGTTAGTATCACGTAAGTGCTTATTTGTATGAAAATCAAGACCATTCTCTTATGTAAACTGTCTCAAGGATACAGTTGACATATTAGTATCGCTTTCAAGAGCTGCATGTCTTATTTCATTTTATatagttatttttatttaatattcaAACACAAATGGTTAGTTGCATATACTCATATCACATAGTGCTCATCCTTCGAACATGTGCACATACATGCATACTCACAGTCTTCTTTCCAGATTTAGTTACAGCATTTATTTTAGAATGTTCTGTTTGCTTGTAGAGTGTGGTTGTCGGATGACTGACAGTATTATATTATTGGTGCCTGGGAAGGCTCTTTCCTAGATTGAATAGCAGACACCAAGCTTCGGTTGGCACAGATGCCTAGCTGGCCCTTAGTTTCGTCCTGCCACCTAGTTGGTTTCTAGGAGGCGTGACCAGATGGTCTCTAAATTGCTCAACTTAGCCTAGATGACCTATATTGTTTAGTTTTGTACTATCTTTTCGTATGGGTTTGGTTATCAGACAAGGCAAATGAATTATAATCTCCACATCCCGTTGGTCTAAAAATCCCTAAGGTTACCTGACTTGCAGTTTTCAGGTTTCATCAGTTCGTTTTTTCCCCAGCTTTGTATTCTTTATCTTTATTCGGTAGGGTTAAATGGTGCGTTTACTTGAGTAATTAGGCATGTCATTTTGGGGTGGCCAATTGATGTATTGTATTGTTTGCAGGAAattttcattttattaattaacaTGTTGTGCTACACTTAAGTAGTTCCTTGAGTACGTGTTAATTGTTTTCGTGTCTTTCCTtaatattcttaatttttagATATTTCCCTTTAAATATTCAGATAGGAAAAGAGAATAAAGAGgaaaatatgatgaaaaaaAGGAAGCAAGAATGGTCCAAAATCTGGTAGGGTGATGTGTACCTCCCTTGAGCTCTTTTTTGTTGGGGTAACCATTTAAGGGTAACTTATGGTTTACCAGTTAACGAGTTGCCTATTGCATTGATTTTGGCCTATGACtttggcccacatacattagGGAACCCCTAAACATCTCAATAACCTGATAAGTAAATCCAAgaaataaaaacatcaaaaatcaaATCATCGACGTTCCTCCTCAAATTGGAGCATAGAAATTTGAGCAGCCAAGCCTTCCCTAGCCCACAACTATTTTCTTGTGTTGCTACACTTCTGTGAACATACTAGCTAATTAGTCTTTGCCTGATGTTTGAAGtggccatttttatttttttcattcacCATGTTCTCTCTACTAAATTGATAGTCCACTTCATATGTTTTATTATCCATGAAAATACAGTTATCAATCAGCTTTCCGCGATTAAGTGAAACTTTCATTCATGGCTGTTCATGGAACCTTATCCAAACTCATTAATCTAACCTTCCTTCTTCCACTGTCATGTTAATTTCATTGCTTATTAATTATGCTTACAGTTCATAtaaactttgtttttatttGTTTGGGGATCAGGATACAGAAGCTATAACAATATTACAAAGGTCAATAAGGTTGCCATCATGGCAGTGGACTAAGAAAGATTCAGAGCTCATGCCAGTATATTATAGTGtccctttcctgtttgtaaTCATGATAGCTTGTATTATTACTGAAATgtataaactatatatatatatatatatatatatatatatatatatatatatatatatatatatatttggtcaCACATAGCTATTGAATATCTTAGAAGTTTGTTAGCCATCTAGTAAGTACAGTTGATATCAAAATTATTTAAGATCTTTTACACTTTTATGGGAACTCATTAAACTAGCTATTTTGGAATTCttgagttttcttttctttagctAGGCTTATCACTATATCTTTGTTTCCTACAGTGCATGCTATACGTATCTTTatttttgaagatattttgATAGTTTTGTTATTCTGCATAGGCCTAACCTAGCAATTCTTGCTGCAGGTACGATAAATATTATCAAACTCCTCGTGTATGGCTTACTGGATATGATGAGGTTGTGCCACTATACCTCTATATTTGCAATATTGTCAATACATGCAATGTAGCAATTATATTGAAAGTAACCATATATTTTATGAGAGGAGTTGGATGCTAGATAGCTATATCAATCACTTGTAGTGGTGGTAGGCTTTTGGCCACCTTTTGGTATTTAGTGTTAACAAAGCTACTACCAACCGTTTAGAGGTATAGAAATCCTAAGTATAACGTGTTATACCTAAAATAACTATTCCATAATGAGTGGTTGATCCACCAATCTATCTTAAGAATTAGTAATATTTCCTCAAATATTGTTGGACAAAGTTGCCATAAAAGGAACCAAATTATACTCACTTCCTGCAACACAGTTGTgtaattttgtttttatttggtTCTCTTGATGCTGGATTTTGATTTATTACCTTTTTGGAACTTGTTTAGTGATTTATTTATGTGAGGCTAAGTAGTGTTATGTATCAGTGCCAAAACTTAGGAAAATTGGATTTTCAAAATTAAGATTAAGAGAACCTATTgttgtcttcttttttcttttttcattttaacTTTTAAATTATAGCTTTCCTTTTTCGTTTATTGGgtatgtatttatatatgaCTGTGCTGGTTGGGGACATTTTGCAGTCCTAGTTAGAAGTTGTTTTACTTATTGTTGTTCGTAAATGAGGACTGTTGGAGTCTTGAACATAGCTAGAGGTGCTGCTATCATGATGGGTGACTTTTGGGATTACTTACTGGACCAGTGGGCTTGATGTTAATACAAGAATAAACCTTAAAATAGTATAATTTTGCTAGGCCATTTGCCTTACTTATCGACTTACTTCAATGTGTTATTGCAGTCGAGAATGCCTTTACAACCGGAGCTTGTACTTGAAGATGTTAGCCAGGACCATGCACACAAAACGGTGATGACTTGTAACTGTTATTACTGTTCAGAATGTGCTtggtattaatttttgataactTGCTATATACTGGACCTTTTATTCCACTTACAACCTCCATGTTTGCTAGTCTGACACATTCTTAATTCAAATTGCCATTTAGTGGATTTGCATTGCAACATTTGTATTTTATGAGAACATAAATACGTGCAAATGTATCTCCTTCTTTTGTGTCGTGTACGGGCGCACATTCAAACACATTTATATAGCCATCTTTTGTCAAATTCTTGATTAAGGGAGCTTTTCTCATAATCCGTCTTCCATAAACAGAAAGTGAAAAAATttccacaaatattttagtAGATTATTTAGAGGAAAAATGTCTTCTTGCTGTGCCTAATTTCATTTCTTAACCTTCTTGCACTTGTATAATGCCTTTTCAGTTGTGTTTGTTGCTGCTATTTTTGTCCCTTTTATTTGATAGTAATGTTGCCATTTCATTTCATTCTTTCCCAGACAACATAGATCCTGTTGGAATATTGCTCTGAATTAAtcattttcattttgattcaTTTTGATCTGTGTCAATGCTGAAGCTAAGATAAAAGAGCAAATATCTTCACCGTTTGTATCCCTATACATTGGACATGCCCAAAGAGATGATTTTACACATTTAATCTCCTCTTTCCTAATGAAGAAGGTGGCACTAAAGATCAAACAATTTTGACGGCTTGGGTAATTGTGCAGATCTTCAAGACAATTGGAGGGACCTTATTGGCATGAAACTAAGTTGCTTGACCCATCACGTTGAAGTGTCTGTTGCACTAGAAAAGGATAAAGTTGAGACATGTCATATAGCAGTTTACATGATGTGCATGACTGACTGATCATTTTCCTGGCTTTGAACTTGAGTTCATGATCTTAACCACTTTTGTTGTTAGGCATAAAATGAACTTATTTATGATAGAAAATGAGGCATGCTAGTACTTGAATGCACATGCATAACAACCTTATTTCTAGAATCCTGAAGAATCTTTGAATTATTCACAATTTTTTGGTTAGTAGAGTGATTCTTTAAACTGTTCTCTAATATGAAAATCCATGAATTGTTTGCTTGTTCAAGAACTTTGAGTAATTTATGAATTGTCTGCAACTTGTTCATAAAATTCTCATTTTGGAGTTGGTGTTCTTTTTGTTTATTCTTGTTGTGTTTATCATATTTTTGCTTGGCCAGTTTAAATTATATTTGTggtattttcttcatttttctaattttaagtTATTCAAATTCTTTGTAATATTCTGTTAAGCTATTTGCATTTAATCTGAACTTTGTAACTTCCCTAGCCAgattattttggaattttggaATTGTGGCTATGTTCTAGCAA
Above is a genomic segment from Phoenix dactylifera cultivar Barhee BC4 chromosome 2, palm_55x_up_171113_PBpolish2nd_filt_p, whole genome shotgun sequence containing:
- the LOC103699023 gene encoding autophagy-related protein 3, translated to MVLSQKLHEAFKGTVERITGPRTVSAFKEKGVLSVSEFVLAGDNLVSKCPTWSWEAGEPNKRKSYLPADKQYLITRNVPCLRRAISVEEEYEAAGGEVLLDNDDNDGWLATHGKPKETKHDEEDNLPSMDTLEISKGQAIRSIPSYFGGEEEEDIPDMADFEGSDNLVENDPATLQPAYFVAHEPEDDNILRTRTYDVSITYDKYYQTPRVWLTGYDESRMPLQPELVLEDVSQDHAHKTVTIEDHPHLPGKHASVHPCRHGAVMKKIIDVLMSRGVEPEVDKYLFLFLKFMASVIPTIEYDYTMDFDLGSSSHC